A genomic window from Herbiconiux aconitum includes:
- a CDS encoding organic hydroperoxide resistance protein — protein MEPLYTAIAHASGGGRDGHVRSEDDRLDFDTRPPKEMGGSGEGTNPEQLFAAGYSACFLSAVHAAGREFKLDTTDAAVSASVSIGKNETGAFGLAVELDVYVPNVTPEQSRQLADRAHELCPYSNATRGNIEVAVNVVE, from the coding sequence ATGGAACCTCTCTACACTGCAATCGCGCACGCATCCGGTGGCGGACGGGACGGACACGTCCGGAGCGAAGACGACCGACTCGATTTCGACACCCGCCCGCCGAAGGAGATGGGAGGCTCGGGAGAGGGAACCAACCCCGAGCAGCTCTTCGCCGCCGGCTATTCCGCCTGCTTCCTCAGCGCCGTGCACGCGGCCGGCCGCGAGTTCAAGCTCGACACCACGGATGCCGCCGTCTCGGCGAGCGTGTCGATCGGCAAGAACGAGACCGGTGCCTTCGGCCTCGCCGTCGAACTCGACGTCTACGTGCCCAACGTCACTCCCGAGCAGTCGCGGCAGCTGGCCGACCGGGCCCACGAGCTGTGCCCCTACTCGAACGCGACCCGCGGCAACATCGAGGTCGCGGTCAACGTGGTGGAGTAG